Within the Butyrivibrio sp. AE3004 genome, the region TTTCATCTATCTCTTCCACAACAATATCGGGATGAAGATCAGGTACATATCTCTGCTGAAGTTCGCAGTCATCATTGTATTCAAATACTGTGGACAGTGCGGGATGATTCCTGACTGCTTTATTTAAAGCATCACAAAGCCTGTATGCATCAATATCTTTTCCCATTCTTGCAAGGAAATGCATATTGCTCCACATTGAAGAACCGGGATTGTAGAGCTGATAATCTATCATCTTTATCTGCATAGGCGCAAGCTGATGAGGAATTTTTCTTGCTTTTTCCTCTCTCTCATCAAGACTTTCCTTATCCTGTTCTCTGCTTATAACCGCAGCTATTTCTCCGGGTGTCTTCTTTCTGAAAATATCTGCTGCCGTAAGTGTCTCAATATCTGCATCAGCCAAAACTGCCATTGCTTTTAGAGAATCACCTCCAAGCTCAAAGAAGTCATCGGCGATTCCGACAGAATTTTCATGAAGCCCTAATGCCTTTGCAAAAGCATCACACAGCTTCTTTTCTGTTTCATTTGAAGGGGCCACGTATTTTGCCTTTAGCTCTGTCACATCAGGAACGGGTAGTGCTTTTCTGTCTATTTTGCCGTTTACTGTAAGGGGCATTTCATCCACACATCTTATTATCTGTGGCACCATATATTCCGGAAGCTTATCCTTTATAAAAGATTTGTAATCTTCCATGTCCGGCTCTTTTTCACAGGAAATAAAGCCCGCAAGGAACTCTTTTCCTCCTGTTTTAACAACTTTTACGGCTGCTGCCTTTATATCCTTATATTCGGACATGACTTTTTCAATCTCATCAAGCTCTATTCTGAAGCCACGTAATTTTATCTGATTGTCTATTCTTCCGAATATGCGCACCTTTCCTTCATCTGTAAAGGAGCACAGATCTCCGCTGTGATATGCTTTTTTTCCATCATGCTCAAAAAAGGCTGCAGCTGATTTTTCGGGAAGATTTACATAACCTCTTCCCACCTGGTCGCCTGCGATTATGAGTTCTCCGCGTATTCCTGCGGGAACTTCTTTTCCAAACTTATCAAAAATATAAAAAGCAGTGTTTGCTATGGGTCTTCCTATGGTAACAAGCGCAGGGTCATCCACTACATCAGCAGAGCATCCCATTGTACACTCTGTTGGCCCATACACATTTAATATTACACTGTCTTTCCTTAGACTTCGAAGGCTCTCATACAAGGAAGCAGGAAAAGCTTCCGCACCTATGTCAAAAAAGGTGATATTTTTTATTGCTTCCTTTGATGCCTTAATTCCGAGTAGACTTGAAAGATAAGTAGGCGTACACGTAATTCCGTTAACATTGTTATCAGTAACCAGCTTTGCAAAAAGTTCAGGGTCATGAATTTCATCCTCTGTTGCAATAACTACCGTGTTACCGTTGCAGAGAGGAACAAACTGCTCAACAACCGATACATCAAAGGAGAAGGATGCCAGCGCAAGGCAGACTCTTCCCTCTTTTGCATAGTGCATGATCTCAATTGATTTTTCATTTCTGTGCACGTAATTTGCTATATTTCCATGCTCTATCAGAACTCCCTTAGGTCTTCCCGTTGAACCCGAAGTATATATGCAATAGGCAAGATCGTTTCTGCCTGAGTCATATGCTGTAAAATCACAGGGCTCATTATTTAAGGCAGCTTCAAGATTTTTACCGTCAGGTTCCTCATTAATTGCAGGAACACCAAAAATTTCTTCCAGCGTTATAAGTTCATAACCATTACCTGCTAAGCCTTCTCTCTTTTGCTTTATGCCTTTTGTCGTAACAAGCAGGGGGATTTTTGCATCCTTCATACAAAAATCTATTCTGTCGTCAGGATAATCGGGTATAAATGGAACAAATGCACCACCTGCCTTTAATATGCCGTTTTCAAGCGCATAGGCATAAACAGATCTGTCAAGAAGCACACCTACGGGAATATTTTGTCCAATCTTCTTTTTTCGAAGTTCAAAACCTATCCTGTCAGACAAAAGATCAAGTTCCTTAAAGGTTAACGATTTTCCGTCACATATTACAGCTTTCTTATCAGGAGTCCTTTTCGCAAAGGCAGAAATCTGTTTGTGGACCGGCACAAAGTCGAAGGGGAAAGCAGTGTCGTTAAAGCTCCTTAGCTGCTCTTTCTCCTCCTTAGTCATCATGACTACATCCCCGATGTTTTCTGCTTCAAGGAGCTGTCCTGCGATAACAAACAGGTGATCTGAAAAGTTTTGTATCCACTTTTCGGAAAATCTCTCATTTCTGTATTCTATGGTCATGTTGTATAGGCCGCCCGTTGAAAATAGCTGTATAGACATGCAGCCTGTTACCATTCCCGTATGATAGCTTTCCATAAAGTAAGCATCGCTATTAAGTTTCTGCTCTCCCTCAGTTTTGCCCATATTGTCTGTAAACATGTCACCCTGATAGATCAGCTCCACATCCTCGTTTACAGGACAATTCTTTAGCACCTCATCAAAGGAAAAGATGTCATTACTCATATTTGAAAAGACCTGTTTACTTATTCCGGAAAGGAACGATGAAACAGATTTATTCTCTGAGAGATCTCCGTAAACAGGGATTCTTTTTATTAGCGTTCCTATTGTATTGTCCATCTCCGGAAGCGATCTTCCGTTATAGACCGTTGAAAATGAAACCTGATCGGTATACAGATATTTTCCGAGGAGAATTGCCATAGCTCCCATGAAAAATGAGCTCTCCGTAATCTGATACTTTCCGCAGAATTCCTTTACCGACTCAGCCTTAAGTGTTCCCGGTTCATATCTGAAATTGGTGCTTACTCCCGGAGTCAGAGGGTTATTTAAGTCACCCTGCAGCGGATCTGCACCCTCCATCTTTGCAAAAAGTTTCTTGTAGTATTCTTCTGCCTTTTCGTGGGCACCGCTTTCAATAAGCTTTTCTTCATACATTCCAACCTGCTCTATACAGCAGTCCTCTTTTAGCAGCTGCTCTCCGTTAAGAGCCCTGTTCAGGTCAGCTATTAAAAGACTTAAGGATGTTCCGTCAGTTGCTATAAGATGTGACTTAAGGATAAGGTAACATTTCTTTTCGGTTTTATAGACAGCAAAATGAAACAGCAGATTATCAAGTACCTTAACCACAGGCATGTAGTTGCCTATAAACTCTATTCTGTCCTCTGCTTTTCCCTCAAAAACAGGAACCTCTATCTCTGCGTCAGGAACAATCTCCATATAAGGAAGCTCATTTTCACGGCACCTTATCATATACTTAAGCGCCGGGTGCGCCTCATACAGTTTGCTTACCGCCTCTACAAGATCATCCGGAGTTACGGAAGGCACAGCCTCCATCATATACTGAGTTGTATAGGTTTCTTTACTTCCACCCGTTATTCCCTCAAGGTAAATTCCAAGCTGAGTCTTGGTAAGAGGATATTCTTTCCTGTCCATTGCAGGAATTCTTACCTTACCTTCGGGATTTTCCAAAAATGCAGCAAGGTCTCTTGGAGTCGGATTACTGTTGATATCACCGTAAGCTGCGGCATAGCCTTTTTCTGCAAGGAGTGATATCAGTCTCGTAACGCTAAGGGATGTGCCTCCATATTCGAAAAAGTCAGAAGCTGCGCCTATTTTTGCAATTCCCAGAACTTCACTGAAGGCATTGCAAATTTCCTCTTCAAGCTCTGTCTCCGGTTCCTCATATTCTCCGCCGTTAAAGGTAATATCCATCTGCAAAAGCTTTAGTCTGTCAATCTTTTTACTCTGATTAAGCGGCATTTCAGGAAGCTGCATAAATACTCCGGGGACCATATAAGCCGGCAGTCTTTTCCTTAAAACTTCCGCAATCTCTTTTCCTTCTATATTCCGCTCTCCCGTATAAAAAGCTGCAAGAAAATCTTCCTGCCCGTTATTCTTCATTAAGACCTTACATAGCTTTATCCCGTTTATATTACTGATGAGACTCTCTATTTCACCAAGCTCAACTCTCTGACCATGATACTTGACCATGTCATCTTTTCTTCCCGTAACATGAAATAATCCCTGCTCATCTTTAAAAGCAATATCTCCGGTATCAAAATAGCGAACTCCGTCAAGCAATATAAAGGAAGCCTCATTTTTTTCCTTAAGTCCCTGATAGCCCTCACACATAATAGGCCCGGAAACAAGAAGAACACCCTCTTTTTCCTCCTCTAATGTTATGTCATCACGATTGGCAATCCTTGTACCTATATAATTAGAAGGCCTGCCTATACAGATTTTTCTGTCCTCATTAGTAATGAGTTTTGACATTACACCTGAGTTCATCTCGGTACAGCCATAGCCATTTATTATGTGAACCCACGGATTTACGGTAAGAACCATATCAATGAGCTTTTCATCTACTTTTTCACCACCAAGATAAATAACATCAAGAATAGCTATAGCCGGTCTTGATGCTCGTATTTCCAAAAGATTTTTTAAAAAGGACGGCGTCATGAACACACTATGCACTTCATACTCAAGCATCTTGGCTGTAAGTGCCCCCACATCCCTTAAGTCTTCCTCTGACGGAAAAACTACGCACCCGCCATTATACAAAGAACTGTAATCCAGCATTGAAGCCACAAAGGAAATCTGCGTTATCGCCATTGTTATCCTTTGCTTTTCAAAATACTCACACCTGATATCGCCATCTTTAAAATCAGTGACCCATGTTGCATCGGATGATAATGTATGACGTACACCTTTTGGAACACCTGTCGACCCTGAAGTATAGATTATATGAGAAAGCATTTCCCCATTAAGCTCCGGAAGGGGCATTTTTTCTCCTTCATAGGTCAATACTTCCTCAACAAGTAAAACCTTAAAGGTTCCATCATTCAGACCTTTTTTATCTTCCAGAATACTTTTTGTTGTGATGAGCAGTTTTGACTCTGAATTCTCCATACAATAACGTATTCTGTCCACCGGATATTCATCTGTCATTGGTATATAGGAAAATCCCGCTCTCATTATTCCGATTTCAAGCGGAAAAACATAAGATTTTCTATCCAGTAAAAGTCCTATCGGTTCCCCTTCCCCGGCTCCTGCAAGTTCTGACAGCAGCTTAAAAGACACCTTATCCGATAGTTCGTCCAGATTTCTGTATGTAAGCGTCCTGTCTTTTGCGATGATAGCGCTTTTATCAGGCATTTCATCAGCTAAACTTCTTATTTTATCAGGTATAAGAACAACCTTTTTATACATTTCATTCATTTATTTCATCTCCCCCAACTCTCATCTATATTCGCATGTTTTTATCTGACTCGTAGCGTTCTGTTCCCAATAGCAAACAGAATTATTACTATGATCCCTGTCACTGTTTCCGCAGATAAAGACGTAAACCATATATTGTTATTTCCAAATAAAAACGGTACGGCATACACTGCTATGATTGGCATTACAAAGCTCCTTGAAAAAGCAATGATTGCCGAAGACAAACCATCCGATATTCCTGTAAAGAATGAAGACGAAAACATATTTATTCCGGTCAGCACATATGCCAAAGCACATATTTTGATTGCAAATACTGCCATGTTTTTCAGATTCTCATTATATCCAACGAAAAAGTTTGCAATCTCCACACTGAAAATCCAAGCAATAGCTGTCATTACTGTTCCGGCCACAGCCGCTATTATAAGTCCGTCCTTACGCAGTTTCCTTACCGCTTTATAATTCTTCTCTCCGTATCTGTAGCCTACTACAGGAATTATGGCTATGCCAAAGCCTATAAACACAGCCACGAAAACTCCGCTGACATACGCTGTAACTGCGTAGGCTGCAACACCTCTTGAGGATAAAAGGCTTATCAGTCTTCTGTTAAAAATAATTGCAACTATAGCATAAGATGCCGCGTTTACCATCTCAGAGGAACCATTGCCGAGTGCCCCCAGTACTCTGTCAGTATTGATTTTTAAGGCAACAAAATGAAGTTTATTTGATGGTTTTATAAAGTAAAGGAGCGCAACCAAAAAACTGACACACCAGGCTGACCCTGTTGCAACAGCTGCTCCCGCAAGGCCAAATCCGAGTATACCCACGAAAAGGAAATCCAGAACAATGTTGGTTATCGCATTTACCACAGTAACCGCAAATCCCCTGCCGCCTTCATCAGCAGCTATAAGAAACTCCTGAAAGGCATAGTTCATTATCTGAACAGGCATGAAGCAGGCAAGAATCCTTCCGTACAGAGTGCAGTATGGAATCATAGCCCCATTTGCTCCCACAAGGCCGGATATATCCTTCATAAATATAAATGATAATACAGAAATGATTAGTCCCGAAAGGAACAGGAAAAGAGTCAGTAATGATAATGTTTCATTCGCTTCGTGTTCTTTTCTTTCTCCAAGAAGTGCAGAAATAACAGCATTTCCACCTGCACCTATAACAAGACCGATAGACAGCAAAAAAGCAAGTGCCGGGAATATCATATTCTCAGCAGCAAAAACCTCCTCCCCAAGAACGTTGGAAATAAAATACCCGTCAACCACCTGATATGTATTATTTACAAGCTGCATACCGATACAAGGAAGCGAGAACAGAATCATCTTCCTTATTGTAAAGTTATCTGAAATTTTTATTTTCTCCCTCATACCATAATTATACAATTATTTGATAATTTTTGTATGACTTATTCACTTAAACTTCGCATAAGAACAAAAAAAAGAGAAACCGTAAAACTACAGTCTCTCTTCAATATATATATTCATGTTTTTTCCTCAAAAAGTAGGAAATCTTTTCAATCTTAAGCAAGTGTAAGCTGTGAAAGCTCGTTTGTTACTCTCTCTTTAATTGCATCAAGCTTTGACTCCATGGAGTAAGCCATCTCGGAATAAAGAAGCTTCTCAGCGATGCTAAGATATTTCTCATCCAATGATGCAAACTTTTTACCTTCAGCAGCTCTGATAGCCTTGATCTTACGAAGTGACTTGACAAGGCACATCATCTCGGGAGCTTTATTTCTCTTAATAACTTCAACGATAACAGCTTCAGCTTTCTTACCCTGAGGAATATCGTAAACTTCGAGCTCATCTATCTCGTCAATAAGCTCTTTTGCTTCATCAGCATCAATAGCATCTCTCATTTTCTCTTCTGCTCCGTCAACGGGAACATAAAGAACTCCCTTACTGTCAATGCTCGAAACCATGCTGTAATAGAGCGTATCATTGCCTTTCTCAAGAAAATTCGGAACAAGAATGTCCTTTACCTCACAAAGACCGTGGTTACCATAAACAACGCAATCTCCTCTACTCAGCATATTCTATCCTCCTATTTGCAAAACAAAAAACATATTAAAAAACAAGGGCGACACTAAAAATATGGTAGCAAATTTAGCCTTAATATGTAATATGATTGGAAGCTTTTTAAGAAAACCTTAAGAAACTAAAACGACTAAGTTGAGATGAAACCTGCGATAATTGTGCACTTTTTACGGACACTTGTTTGCGGAACGCAGACGCTTTCTGAAAAAAATTAAATATTTTTAAGATTTATCACTTTATCGTAATACAATTTTAACGAAAAAACATTTGATTTATAATGTTTTTATAGATTTATTATATTTGGTTTTAGCATGTCGTGCTATAATAATCACATGGTACTTACATCTTCGCGTGTGGGAGGTTCAAAATGAATCAGAGCTTGTACGATGCGGTATTTTGTGTAGACGTTGGTGGACAAAAAGTTGATCCTTTTGCAGCAGCTTCGATTGATTTTGGAAAGGTTATCGAAGACATGAAGCTCGGAGGCTATGAGATAACTTCTCTTCATGTGGCTGAGTTTATAGTTCTTCATCAGCTTGATGACATGAGAAAATATAAGAGCCAGATAATCCACGATACCCTTAATATGGACAATCGTGATGAATTCTGCAGACAGCAGTACGGTATTTCCTGGAAGGATATAGATGCTCTTGATCCCACATCAGATTTTGAATTTGATTTAAAGAGCGGACAGGTGATTCTTTTCCTTGCTCACGATGCACAGTATAAAGAAGATGTTTATATGAAATTGTTTGGGCAGACGCTCAATAAGTTTTGCCAGGATACAGGCTTCCTTTACACGAAGCTTGGCGAGGCCATTTGAGTTAATTGCTTTTGCAATATATTCCTCCTTTCCTTTCTAATATTTGTCACAAAGACGGCCTGACGAGAGTATACCTCCGCCGGGTCTTCTTTTTTGGGCTTAGCTGTGCGAAGTCTAAGTTATAATATTTGAAAAGCGTAGCAGCCTTTAACTGCTACGCTTTTTTATGTTACAGATCAGTCGGTAACTGAACCTGCAATAATAAATCCCTTTTTGTTTTTTCCATATCCGGCACTATAATAATCCTTCATCTTTTTACGGGATGCGTTCTTTGTAAGCTGACCGTTTCTAAGTCCTGCAAATCCGATATATATTCCTGTGGTTCCGTGATTTAAGGTAAGTCTGTATGCATATGTACTGTAGTTTCTCCAATTATAAATATAGTACGTTGTACGTCCCTGCTTAGCCTTTAAAGTTCTACCGTAATCAGACTCACTATGTAACAGAGCACCTTCAAAAATGCAATTCGTAATGTAATTCCCTTTGGAATCTATAACGATTGGAACATAGGTTGAAATACCACCTTTCCTTCTTCGTGACTCTTTTACTGTTTTAATAATATCTTTTTTGGACATCTTAAATCTTTTTATTTTGATTCTGACGTAGTATTCATCATAAACCGGCGCATTAGTATCAGGGTCAAATACTGTAGGCGCCCCTTTTTCAACTATCATTGTGAAAGAAGATGTTTTTGCTTTTCCGCCTTTGTACATTACAGTCTTTACTTTGCCCGATCGACTCAATGTAACCTTTGGGCCCGCAGCCTGTGCCTTAAACGGTGTAAAGTTAATTGCCACAACCAGCGCAAGTAATAATGCCAATAATTGTTTTAAACCTCTCTTCATTTTAATACCCCCTATAATCATTGCGAGCTAACAAAAAAGTAACCGCTACGAGAGTTTCTTCTCATAGCGGTTATATCATAGCATGCAAGATGGTCAAATAATTCAGTTTATGTATTAAAATTTCATAAATCTTTATAAAAAATAAAATTAATTTTCATCAGCCATGGAACAGCTTTTTGGTCTGGTACTTGGGCTCGCAGGTCAGGTTTACTCCAAGCTTATGGAAGGTTGATTCATCAACGGGTGAAAGAATAACAGTTGAATGAACCTCAAGACCACGAAGTTTATCAACCTGATCGAGGGCTGCTTTTGCTGTATCATCCGTAGCTGCGCATATTGTGAGAGCTATAAGTATCTCACCTACATGCAGGTGAGGATTGTGGCCTCCAAGTTGCTGCACCTTGAGATTCTGGATAGGCTCGATGATCGTGGGTGATATAAGCTCAACCTCATCGGGGATTCCTGCCATAACCTTTAATGCATTAAGGAGCATTGCACTGGTTGCACCCATGAGTGCGCTTGTTTTACCTGTTACAACCTGTCCGTCGGGAAGCTCAATTGCTGCTGCAGGTGCACCTGTTATCTCTGCCTTTAAGTTAGCAGCCGCAACCGAAGGTCTGTCCTGAATGCTGCAACCCGCCTTTTGCATAAGGATCTCAAGGGTGTCAATTCTCTCCTGTGAGCTTTCACCCTTTCTCTTCTCGCAAAGTTCCTTATAATAACGTCTGATTATCTCCTGTCTTCCTGCTGCCTGTGCTGCCTCATCGTCTATTATGCAGTTTCCTGCCATGTTGACACCCATGTCAGTAGGTGATTTGTACGGAGAATCACCGTAAATCTGTTTAAACATTGTATTAAGCACAGGAAAGACAGCGACGTCACGGTTATAATTTATTGTTGTCTCACCGTAAGCTTCAAGATGATAAGGATCGATCATGTTCATATCGGCAAGGTCTATCGTTGCTGCTTCGTATGCAAGGTTTACAGGGTGCTGAAGTGGAATGTTCCAGATAGGGAAGGTCTCAAACTTAGCATAGCCAGCCTTAACACCATGTCTGTTTTCATGGTAAAGCTGTGACAGACATACTGCCATTTTTCCGCTTCCGGGTCCGGGAGCAGTAACAACTACCAGTGAGTGCTTTGTCTCAATGTACTCATTTTTACCATATCCCTCTTCACTTATAATGAAAGGTATGTTTGAAGGATAGCCGGGAATTGTGTAGTGTCTGTAAACCTTAAGGCCAAGTGCTTCAAGCTTCTTCTGGTAAGCAACCACCTGCTCTGTTCCGTCATAGCGTGTAAGAACAACAGAGCCTACATACAGGCCATATCCATGGAAAGCATCGATAAGACGAAGAACATCCATATCATAGGTAATACCAAGATCACCTCTAACCTTATTCTTCTCAATATCTCCTGCGTTTATTACTATTACAATCTCAACGTCCTCTTTAAGTTGTGTGAGCATGCGGATTTTGGAGTCCGGCTGAAATCCGGGCAAAACCCTGGAAGCGTGATAATCGTCAAAAAGCTTTCCGCCAAACTCCATGTAAAGCTTTCCGCCGAACTTTGCGATTCTCTCACGAATACGCTCAGACTGCATCTGGAGATATTTGTCATTATCAAATGCCTGTTTCATTCTAAATCCTCTCTTCCCTAGAGCATGCCACAGTATTCATAAAACTTTTGACAATGCCCTTATTCATTGGCTGTTATGAAAATATGCAATAGCGATTGCTCCGGGACCCGCATAAGTTCCTATCGTTGCGCCGACATGAGCAACCGGTATTTCACTTATATCTTTGGCAAGCTTTCCCTCATAGAGATGCTTGCTATCCTCTAAGTATTTCTTTAGCATTATATCCGATAGTCCGGAATATGCAAGACATATCGGTCTGGAAAAATCAATTCCACCATTCTTTTCTATGAATTGTATCAAAAGATTGTTACCGTTTTTTGAACCTCTCGCTTTTCCAACAACAGCAACAACTCCGTCTTCAATGGTTATAACAGGTTTGATGGACAAAAGTCCTCCGGCAATGGCTGCAGCGCTTGAAATTCTTCCACCAAGCTTTAAATATTCAAGTGTATCAAAAATAGATATTACGCGGGCATTCTTTTTTTCATTTTCAATGATACCCGCAATCTCTGCTGCCGTTTTTCCTTCATCACGAAGCTGTACCGCACGCTCCACTATTATATACTGTGATATGCAAAACTGCTGTGAATCTATTACGCGGACCTTGTCTCCAAAGTCCTCCGCTGCGATACAGGCGCTCTGATACGAACCTGAAACTCCGTAGGAAAGGCTTATGTAAATAACCTCGTCTCCCGCATCCACTGCCTTTTTGAAAATCTCCTCATATTCATAAGGCGGTATCTGGCTTGTCTTTGGTAGTGTATCCGTTTCAAGAAGCTTCTCATAAAAAAGTGTGTATGGAAGCGTCACGCCATCCAGAAATTCCTCTTCCCCAAATCGTACCTTCAGCGGAATTACGGTTATTCCCCACTCTCTTGCTGTCTCCTGCGAAATATCACTTGCTGAATCTGTGATAATACTTACTCCCATAGTCTTCTCCTCCTCTATAAACGCAGAATTCCCGAACGCATTTTCATTCTTGCATTCAAGAAGTCGTGTTTATGTCTGACACATACCGTTTTTGTTACAGGCAGTGTCCTTCATTTTTGAGTTACCATATTTTACTTAAAAGTTTTTTAACTATGTTAGTATAGCAAGAGGTTTTTTACAAAGCAATCCATAAACTATTGAAAAATAATCAGTTTCCGTCGTGCTTTTCACTGATATGTCGTCTTCTAAGCTGACCACAGGCACCATCTATATCTCTGCCCATCTCTCTTCTTACAGTGGCATTTATGCGCCTCTTTTCAAGCTTTTTCTTAAATGACTGAACTCTCTCTCCTGTACTCTCCACAAAGTCACGCTCTTTTATGGGGTTGACCGGTATCAGATTTACCACGCAGTTAAGCTCCTTAAGGAGGTCTGCAAGTTCATCCGCATCTCCATCCGTATCATTAACTCCGCCCACAAGAGAATACTCAAAGGTAAGCTGGCGTCCTGTCTTATCAAAGTAATCCCTGCAGGCATCAAGAAGCTCATCGATTGAGTATTTATTTGCTATAGGCATAAGCTCCTGCCTTTTTGCCTGATTTGATGCGTGAAGTGATATTGCAAGGTTTATCTGAAGCTTTTCTTCCGCAAGTCTTTTCATATTGGGTACAATTCCGCAAGTCGATATTGTAAGGTTTCTCTGTCCCAGGTTAAGACCGTTTTCATCAGTAAGGAGCTTTACAAAGGTAAGAACGTTGTCATAATTATCCAGCGGTTCACCGCTTCCCATTACCACAACTCTTGAAACCTTTTCCCCTGTATCCCGCATTATGGAATATATCTGGTCAAGTATCTCCGAGGGTGCAAGGTTTCTCTCAACTCCGTCTATTGTTGATGCACAGAATCTGCATCCCATGCGGCAACCAACCTGAGAGGATACGCACACGCTGTTTCCGAAGCGGTATTTCATAAACACGCTTTCAATGAGATTACCGTCACCAAGTTCAAAGAGGTATTTTCTTGTGCCGTCTATTTTTGACTCCTGCACTCTTTCAATTTTAAGTGAGACAAATTCGCACTCTTCCGAAAGCTTTTCACGAAGGCTTTTTGAAAGATTGGTCATCTCCTCAAAGCTTCTTGCCTGCTTCTTGTGCATCCAGTCATAGATTTGCCCGGCTCGAAAGCCGGGCTCCCCCATCCCTTTAATAAGGTCTGTTAATTCGTCTTTTGTAAGTGATTTAATATCTGTCATGAGTTTTCCTTACGTCTAAATTTCGCTATAAAAAATCCGTCTGTGTCAAATTCTCCCGGAATCAATTGAATATATCCGGCTCCGACGGTATCGATAGTCTTCATCTGATTCGGAAGTCTGTCTTCTATACTCACCGCCTCAAAAGGGAGGTTTTCCAGAATCCATTTGTAGTTTTCCTGATTCTCCTGCTTTGTCATCGTGCAGGTACTGTAAATAAGTGTTCCTCCGGGCTTTACATAATTCCACACGCTGCTCAGGATCTTCCTCTGCATAGTCTGCAGGTTCATTATTGAATTAAGATCCGTATTCATCTTTATATCAGGCTTTCTGCCGATTATCCCAAGGCCTGAGCAGGGGAGATCGCAGTACAGAACATCCGCCTTATTCTCAAGTGACGGATCATGCTTTTCGGCATCATAGTCCTCTACCACCACGTTATTCAGCCCCATACGCATAACGTTTTCACGTATTATTATGCACTTAT harbors:
- a CDS encoding DUF1846 domain-containing protein, which produces MKQAFDNDKYLQMQSERIRERIAKFGGKLYMEFGGKLFDDYHASRVLPGFQPDSKIRMLTQLKEDVEIVIVINAGDIEKNKVRGDLGITYDMDVLRLIDAFHGYGLYVGSVVLTRYDGTEQVVAYQKKLEALGLKVYRHYTIPGYPSNIPFIISEEGYGKNEYIETKHSLVVVTAPGPGSGKMAVCLSQLYHENRHGVKAGYAKFETFPIWNIPLQHPVNLAYEAATIDLADMNMIDPYHLEAYGETTINYNRDVAVFPVLNTMFKQIYGDSPYKSPTDMGVNMAGNCIIDDEAAQAAGRQEIIRRYYKELCEKRKGESSQERIDTLEILMQKAGCSIQDRPSVAAANLKAEITGAPAAAIELPDGQVVTGKTSALMGATSAMLLNALKVMAGIPDEVELISPTIIEPIQNLKVQQLGGHNPHLHVGEILIALTICAATDDTAKAALDQVDKLRGLEVHSTVILSPVDESTFHKLGVNLTCEPKYQTKKLFHG
- a CDS encoding DegV family protein, which produces MGVSIITDSASDISQETAREWGITVIPLKVRFGEEEFLDGVTLPYTLFYEKLLETDTLPKTSQIPPYEYEEIFKKAVDAGDEVIYISLSYGVSGSYQSACIAAEDFGDKVRVIDSQQFCISQYIIVERAVQLRDEGKTAAEIAGIIENEKKNARVISIFDTLEYLKLGGRISSAAAIAGGLLSIKPVITIEDGVVAVVGKARGSKNGNNLLIQFIEKNGGIDFSRPICLAYSGLSDIMLKKYLEDSKHLYEGKLAKDISEIPVAHVGATIGTYAGPGAIAIAYFHNSQ
- the rlmN gene encoding 23S rRNA (adenine(2503)-C(2))-methyltransferase RlmN, whose amino-acid sequence is MTDIKSLTKDELTDLIKGMGEPGFRAGQIYDWMHKKQARSFEEMTNLSKSLREKLSEECEFVSLKIERVQESKIDGTRKYLFELGDGNLIESVFMKYRFGNSVCVSSQVGCRMGCRFCASTIDGVERNLAPSEILDQIYSIMRDTGEKVSRVVVMGSGEPLDNYDNVLTFVKLLTDENGLNLGQRNLTISTCGIVPNMKRLAEEKLQINLAISLHASNQAKRQELMPIANKYSIDELLDACRDYFDKTGRQLTFEYSLVGGVNDTDGDADELADLLKELNCVVNLIPVNPIKERDFVESTGERVQSFKKKLEKRRINATVRREMGRDIDGACGQLRRRHISEKHDGN